In Desulfovibrio aminophilus DSM 12254, a single window of DNA contains:
- the tmcA gene encoding acidic tetraheme cytochrome c3 TmcA, which yields MKKTTIVALLALWVLVPALRVAAQDDLKEIKSEAFGTLQRPAVPFDHNAHNEKAQIEDCLVCHHSGENGRQDKTTGSEGTPCSECHKVKPTGKTTSLMRAYHKQCITCHTEKKKGPVACGECHIRK from the coding sequence ATGAAGAAAACCACGATTGTCGCCCTGCTGGCTCTCTGGGTGCTGGTCCCGGCCCTGCGGGTCGCCGCCCAGGACGATCTCAAGGAGATCAAGTCGGAGGCCTTCGGCACGCTCCAGCGTCCGGCGGTTCCCTTCGACCACAACGCCCACAACGAAAAGGCCCAGATCGAGGACTGTCTGGTCTGCCATCACAGCGGCGAGAACGGCCGTCAGGACAAGACCACCGGTAGCGAGGGCACCCCCTGCTCCGAATGCCACAAGGTCAAGCCCACGGGCAAGACCACCTCGCTCATGCGCGCCTACCACAAGCAGTGCATCACCTGCCATACGGAAAAAAAGAAGGGCCCCGTCGCCTGCGGCGAGTGCCACATCCGCAAGTAG